From a single Hypomesus transpacificus isolate Combined female chromosome 14, fHypTra1, whole genome shotgun sequence genomic region:
- the zwilch gene encoding protein zwilch homolog, with protein MCSKIIAEAHTFSKFLRTFQDECQDSSVYEEEIQILKYHGDKSPLHNIYSSDRPVFICEKTVPKIEETYEEKEETESDNETHGSIADLGPQPLTIMKARQLLSWYTMSQNSNVHSGANPGLNPLWVRCDMSDPARTTWLGAETVYSSNKISGVKLYSVTCKDATVNRASFITLDELKQEHKKRHHPSSSSMVTKGTSQYNLFGSTVVENTTIESQSSVTVDFKWNHVENILEIPPLSSVATLNIKVGSGDVRSPVFEMYRELEFLQDLAEARRTGETEWREPVETRPAVDLIKDYLEGLQNTVKTLQESTSVNEVPKVKTEPAESETSAFNSLIERGDLDFVEQLWVWMRKSVTSFQDIGDCLKMVIKALQYGDIKPWIHRDSSSSLSKLILQSYHGQMDPVSLTGLTPVHMLLEMGLGKMRKDYTYHLMGKELTTLNHLSYYLSTEVDLQEQVLRVRKLHHLLEMIVTCSTFLGLPYDRLFLLTQSCLQYYKTFPYDESHEFKLQIKPALISQFYHKEQSVSWGVEVSSGQGPREVKTSWKLSDHPLVDHITFDTGETTVNGDVEEAAYFATMVCCSLVSLT; from the exons ATGTGTTCCAAAATAATCGCAGAGGCTCATACGTTTTCGAAATTTCTACG GACTTTTCAAGACGAGTGCCAGGATTCAAGTGTTTACGAG GaagaaatacaaatattgaaGTACCATGGAGATAAATCTCCTCTACATAATATCTACAGTAGCGACAGACCAGTCTTCATCTGTGAAAAAACT GTTCCTAAAATTGAGGAAACttatgaagagaaagaggagacagagagtgatAATGAGACTCATGGATCCATTGCAGACTTGGGACCACAGCCCCTAACAATCATGAAAGCCAG GCAACTGCTGTCATGGTACACCATGTCCCAAAACTCCAATGTGCATTCAGGGGCAAACCCAGGCCTGAATCCCCTTTGGGTGCGCTGCGATATGTCTGACCCGGCCAGAACAACCTGGTTAGGCGCAGAGACTGTTTATTCCAGCAACAAAATCTCCGGTGTCAAGTTGTACTCTGTGACATGTAAAG ATGCAACTGTCAACAGAGCATCCTTCATCACCCTGGATGAGCTAAAACAGGAACATAAGAAAAGGCATCATCCATCCTCATCCTCA ATGGTCACTAAAGGCACCTCACAGTACAACCTGTTTGGCTCTACTGTTGTTGAGAACACAACAATCGAGTCTCAGAGCAGTGTAACAGTGGACTTTAAGTGGAACCATGTGGAGAATATTCTGGAGATTCCGCCCCTGTCATCTGTGGCAACTCTG AACATCAAAGTAGGGAGTGGGGATGTGAGGAGTCCAGTGTTTGAGATGTACAGGGAACTGGAGTTTCTTCAG GACCTTGCTGAAGCCAGGAGAACTGGTGAGACTGAGTGGAGGGAACCTGTAGAGACTAGGCCTGCAGTGGACCTGATCAAAGACTACCTGGAAG GTTTGCAGAACACAGTGAAGACTCTTCAGGAGTCTACTAGCGTAAATGAG GTACCAAAGGTGAAGACTGAACCTGCAGAATCAGAAACCTCGGCTTTTAACTCCCTTATTGAACGAGGAGACCTTGACTTTGTGGAGCAGCTCTGGGTCTGGATGAGAAAGA GTGTAACCTCCTTTCAAGACATAGGGGACTGTCTGAAAATGGTCATCAAAGCTTTGCAATATGGGGACATCAAACCATGG ATTCACAGGGACAGCAGCAGCTCCCTCAGTAAGCTCATCCTGCAGTCGTACCACGGCCAGATGGACCCAGTGTCCCTCACTGGCCTCACCCCTGTGCACATGCTGCTGGAGATGGGCCTGGGCAAGATGAGGAAGGACTACACCTACCACCTCATGG GTAAAGAGCTGACAACGCTGAACCACCTG AGCTATTACCTAAGCACTGAAGTCGACCTTCAAGAGCAAGTGTTGAGAGTGAGAAAGTTACACCACCTGCTGGAGATGATAGTGACCTGTAGTACCTTCCTGGGTCTGCCTTACGACCGTCTGTTCCTCCTCACTCA GTCCTGTTTGCAGTACTACAAAACATTTCCCTATGACGAGAGCCACGAGTTCAAACTTCAGATCAAACCCGCACTGATTAGCCAGTTTTACCATAA agAGCAATCGGTGTCGTGGGGGGTGGAAGTGTCCAGTGGTCAGGGTCCCCGTGAGGTAAAGACATCCTGGAAGCTCAGCGACCACCCCCTGGTTGACCACATCACCTTTGACACAG GTGAGACCACAGTGAATGGGGATGTTGAAGAGGCAGCATACTTTGCCACCATGGTGTGCTGTAGCCTGGTCAGTTTGACTTGA
- the rpl4 gene encoding 60S ribosomal protein L4, with protein MACARPLISVYSEKGESSGKNVVMPAVFKAPIRPDIVNFVHTNMRKNSRQPYAVSELAGHQTSAESWGTGRAVARIPRVRGGGTHRSGQGAFGNMCRGGRMFAPTKTWRRWHRRINTTQKRYAICSALAASALPALVMSKGHRIEEIPEVPLVVDDKVESYKKTKEAVLLLKKLKAWNDIKKVYASQRMRAGKGKMRNRRRIQRKGPCIIYNQDAGVTKAFRNIPGITLQNVNKLNLLRLAPGGHVGRFCIWTESAFRKLDELYGTWRKASTLKVDYNLPMHKMTNTDLSRILKSEEIQKVLRAPNKKINRRVLKKNPLKNLRVMMKLNPYAKTARRNAILLHDPATKAKMLKPKKKPAKKSAKKAAAAAPAPAAPATA; from the exons atg GCATGTGCCCGACCCCTGATCTCGGTTTACTCCGAGAAAGGAGAGAGCTCAGGCAAGAATGTGGTGATGCCTGCAGTGTTCAAGGCTCCAATTCGACCAGATATTGTGAATTTTGTGCACACCAACATGCGTAAAAACAGCCGCCAGCCTTACGCCGTCAGTGAACTGGCTG GTCACCAGACCAGTGCTGAGTCCTGGGGTACAGGAAGAGCTGTGGCCCGTATCCCTCGTGTGAGGGGTGGTGGTACCCACCGCTCCGGTCAGGGAGCCTTCGGAAAT ATGTGTCGCGGAGGTCGCATGTTTGCCCCCACCAAGACCTGGCGCCGCTGGCACCGCAGGATCAACACCACCCAGAAGCGCTAcgccatctgctctgctctggctgCCTCTGCTCTGCCCGCCCTGGTCATGTCCAAGG GTCACCGCATTGAGGAGATCCCAGAGGTCCCTCTGGTGGTTGATGACAAAGTTGAGAGCTACAAGAAGACCAAGGAGGCTGTGCTTCTGCTGAAGAAGCTGAAAGCCTGGAATGATATAAAGAAG GTGTATGCCTCCCAGCGTATGCGAGCCGGCAAAGGAAAGATGAGGAATCGCAGGCGTATCCAGCGCAAAGGACCATGCATCATCTATAACCAAGACGCAGGTGTCACTAAAGCCTTCAGAAATATCCCTG GCATTACACTTCAGAACGTGAACAAGCTGAACCTTCTGAGGCTTGCCCCCGGTGGCCATGTTGGCCGCTTCTGCATCTGGACAGAGAGCGCCTTCCGCAAGCTGGACGAGCTGTACGGCACCTGGCGCAAAGCCTCCACCCTCAAGGTGGACTACAA TCTGCCAATGCACAAGATGACCAACACAGATCTGAGCAGGATCCTGAAGAGTGAGGAGATCCAGAAGGTTCTCCGTGCTCCCAA CAAGAAGATCAATCGCAGAGTTCTGAAGAAGAATCCTCTGAAGAACCTCAGAGTGATGATGAAACTGAACCCCTACGCCAAGACAGCCAGACGTAATGCCATCCTGCTGCACGACCCTGCT ACCAAGGCCAAGATGTTGAAACCCAAGAAGAAGCCTGCAAAGAAATCTGCCAAGaaagctgctgctgcagccccTGCCCCCGCAGCACCTGCTACAGCATAA
- the map2k1 gene encoding dual specificity mitogen-activated protein kinase kinase 1 isoform X2, whose amino-acid sequence MQKRRKPEPIQLNPIPDGNTINGTGATETNLEALQKKLEELELDEQQRKRLEAFLTQKQKVGELKDDDFEKICELGAGNGGVVFKVSHRPSGLIMARKLIHLEIKPAIRNQIIRELQVLHECNSPYIVGFYGAFYSDGEISICMEHMDGGSLDQSLKKAGNIPEQILGKVSIAVIKGLAYLREKHKIMHRDVKPSNILVNSRGEIKLCDFGVSGQLIDSMANSFVGTRSYMSPERLQGTHYSVQSDIWSMGLSLVEMAIGRFPIPPPDARELQLIFSSPIEGDTSSAEASPQPRPPGRPGSSYGPDSRPPMAIFELLDYIVNEPPPKLPGFFGSEFQDFVNKCLIKNPAERADLKQLTVHTFIKQSEAEEVDFAGWLCSTIGLNQPVTPTHSIGL is encoded by the exons ATGCAGAAAAGAAGAAAGCCAGAGCCTATTCAGCTCAACCCGATTCCTGATGGAAACACTATTAATGGAACCGGTGCCACAGA GACAAATTTAGAGGCCCTGCAGAAAAAGCTAGAAGAATTAGAGTTGGACGAACAGCAGCGCAAACGCCTGGAGGCCTtcctcacacagaaacagaaagttGGGGAGCTGAAAGATGACGACTTTGAGAAGATCTGTGAGCTGGGCGCTGGCAACGGAGGGGTGGTCTTCAAAGTCTCCCATAGGCCGTCAGGACTCATCATGGCCAGGAAG CTGATCCACCTGGAGATCAAGCCAGCCATCAGGAACCAGATCATCCGAGAGCTGCAGGTGCTTCATGAGTGTAACTCCCCCTACATAGTGGGCTTCTACGGGGCCTTCTACAGCGACGGAGAGATCAGCATCTGCATGGAACACATG GATGGGGGCTCCCTGGATCAGTCTCTGAAGAAAGCAGGCAATATTCCAGAACAGATCCTTGGTAAAGTCAGCATAGCT gTCATTAAAGGCCTTGCTTATCTAAGAGAGAAACACAAGATAATGCACAGAG ATGTCAAGCCCTCGAACATCCTAGTGAACTCCCGCGGAGAGATCAAGCTGTGTGACTTTGGTGTGAGCGGCCAGCTCATAGACTCCATGGCCAACTCCTTTGTGGGCACTCGCTCCTATATGTCT CCAGAGCGTTTGCAGGGCACCCACTATTCGGTTCAGTCAGACATCTGGAGCATGGGCCTGTCGCTGGTGGAGATGGCCATCGGACGCTTCCCCATCCCACCCCCTGATGCCAGGGAGCTCCAACTGATCTTCAGCTCCCCCATCGAGGGGGACACTTCCTCAGCAGAGGCCTCTCCACAGCCCCGGCCCCCAGGAAGACCAGGCAGCT CATACGGACCTGACAGCAGACCTCCCATGGCTATTTTTGAGCTGCTGGATTACATTGTCAATGAG CCTCCCCCAAAGCTCCCTGGCTTTTTTGGGTCAGAATTTCAAGACTTTGTGAATAAATG TTTGATCAAGAACCCAGCTGAAAGAGCTGACCTGAAACAGTTAACG GTTCATACTTTCATAAAGCAATCAGAGGCCGAAGAGGTGGACTTTGCAGGCTGGCTGTGTAGCACCATTGGTCTTAATCAGCCAGTAACCCCCACGCACAGTATAGGACTGTGA
- the map2k1 gene encoding dual specificity mitogen-activated protein kinase kinase 1 isoform X1, which yields MQKRRKPEPIQLNPIPDGNTINGTGATETNLEALQKKLEELELDEQQRKRLEAFLTQKQKVGELKDDDFEKICELGAGNGGVVFKVSHRPSGLIMARKLIHLEIKPAIRNQIIRELQVLHECNSPYIVGFYGAFYSDGEISICMEHMDGGSLDQSLKKAGNIPEQILGKVSIAVIKGLAYLREKHKIMHRDVKPSNILVNSRGEIKLCDFGVSGQLIDSMANSFVGTRSYMSVSSLCFTITRSYMSVSSLCFTITRSYMSVSSLCFTITRSYMSVSSLCFTITRSYMSVSSLCFTITRSYMSVSSLCFTITRSYMSVSSLCFTITRSYMSVSSLCFTITRSYMSPERLQGTHYSVQSDIWSMGLSLVEMAIGRFPIPPPDARELQLIFSSPIEGDTSSAEASPQPRPPGRPGSSYGPDSRPPMAIFELLDYIVNEPPPKLPGFFGSEFQDFVNKCLIKNPAERADLKQLTVHTFIKQSEAEEVDFAGWLCSTIGLNQPVTPTHSIGL from the exons ATGCAGAAAAGAAGAAAGCCAGAGCCTATTCAGCTCAACCCGATTCCTGATGGAAACACTATTAATGGAACCGGTGCCACAGA GACAAATTTAGAGGCCCTGCAGAAAAAGCTAGAAGAATTAGAGTTGGACGAACAGCAGCGCAAACGCCTGGAGGCCTtcctcacacagaaacagaaagttGGGGAGCTGAAAGATGACGACTTTGAGAAGATCTGTGAGCTGGGCGCTGGCAACGGAGGGGTGGTCTTCAAAGTCTCCCATAGGCCGTCAGGACTCATCATGGCCAGGAAG CTGATCCACCTGGAGATCAAGCCAGCCATCAGGAACCAGATCATCCGAGAGCTGCAGGTGCTTCATGAGTGTAACTCCCCCTACATAGTGGGCTTCTACGGGGCCTTCTACAGCGACGGAGAGATCAGCATCTGCATGGAACACATG GATGGGGGCTCCCTGGATCAGTCTCTGAAGAAAGCAGGCAATATTCCAGAACAGATCCTTGGTAAAGTCAGCATAGCT gTCATTAAAGGCCTTGCTTATCTAAGAGAGAAACACAAGATAATGCACAGAG ATGTCAAGCCCTCGAACATCCTAGTGAACTCCCGCGGAGAGATCAAGCTGTGTGACTTTGGTGTGAGCGGCCAGCTCATAGACTCCATGGCCAACTCCTTTGTGGGCACTCGCTCCTATATGTCTGTGAGTTCCCTCTGCTTTACTATCACTCGCTCCTATATGTCTGTGAGTTCCCTCTGCTTTACTATCACTCGCTCCTATATGTCTGTGAGTTCCCTCTGCTTTACTATCACTCGCTCCTATATGTCTGTGAGTTCCCTCTGCTTTACTATCACTCGCTCCTATATGTCTGTGAGTTCCCTCTGCTTTACTATCACTCGCTCCTATATGTCTGTGAGTTCCCTCTGCTTTACTATCACTCGCTCCTATATGTCTGTGAGTTCCCTCTGCTTTACTATCACTCGCTCCTATATGTCTGTGAGTTCCCTCTGCTTTACTATCACTCGCTCCTATATGTCT CCAGAGCGTTTGCAGGGCACCCACTATTCGGTTCAGTCAGACATCTGGAGCATGGGCCTGTCGCTGGTGGAGATGGCCATCGGACGCTTCCCCATCCCACCCCCTGATGCCAGGGAGCTCCAACTGATCTTCAGCTCCCCCATCGAGGGGGACACTTCCTCAGCAGAGGCCTCTCCACAGCCCCGGCCCCCAGGAAGACCAGGCAGCT CATACGGACCTGACAGCAGACCTCCCATGGCTATTTTTGAGCTGCTGGATTACATTGTCAATGAG CCTCCCCCAAAGCTCCCTGGCTTTTTTGGGTCAGAATTTCAAGACTTTGTGAATAAATG TTTGATCAAGAACCCAGCTGAAAGAGCTGACCTGAAACAGTTAACG GTTCATACTTTCATAAAGCAATCAGAGGCCGAAGAGGTGGACTTTGCAGGCTGGCTGTGTAGCACCATTGGTCTTAATCAGCCAGTAACCCCCACGCACAGTATAGGACTGTGA